In the genome of Synchiropus splendidus isolate RoL2022-P1 chromosome 2, RoL_Sspl_1.0, whole genome shotgun sequence, the window ttttttcattcatattgttGATTTTGCAGGACAAGAAATATTGTTTAGTTGGAATATTTTTAGGAGTAATACTTCATATTTAATATAACTATTACTAACAATGGGGAAGGAAAACGGACAGACAAATTGAAAGacgctgaaaaacgtttttgaatTTTTGGAattcaataacaataaatgaaagaaaatcaacTAAAAAAAGATCTAGATCAAGAACAAAAAATAAGAACCTTCTCCTCCGAACACTTGAAGGCTCTTTTAATCCATAGTGGCTGCTTATATCTGCAATATTCCTTCAGTCGGGACGTACTGAAGACTTTGCCctatggctcagctcttttctccCAATAGAAGGATGCATGCATGGATGGCACGCTTCAACTCAGGGTCTCCTCCCCACCCTGCAGTGTGCCACACTTTCCAAAGATAGAACCCCAGTGCTGGTGTCAGACACGTTGCTCCTTGTAATGTTgaatgaatttgacattttgccCATTGCAGGATGATTGTTTATTACAGTCAAAATGGCAAAGCTGTAAACCTTTTTTTGGACCACAAAGACCGTGGACCTATTAATCCCCGTTCCTTTGTGCGAACAGCTAATCGTGTCCTGGTTCAACGCCATCAGAGCCGCTCGTTTGGATTATctccagagaaaacatccaACTCTCCGAGTCGCTGATGTAAGACACATTTCGGTGGTGTTTCCCCAATTCCCCAAGTCTATCTACATGAAAGCATCACGAGAGTTTCCAGAATTCACatcactgtgtttctattgtagCTATTACCTCGGATCACCAGACTTCACCTAATGGAGGGATACATGGAGAAAACTGGGCCCACGGTGAGTCCGGCACAAACTCAACAACATGGCTTCACCAACTGGCTGAGCCACCAAACAATGTTCTCCCCCCCCTGTTCTTCCTCTGGTTATAGCAGCGGGAGCCCTTCAAGAAGCGGTGGTTCACTCTGTGCTCAGTGAGCAGGAAACTTCTCTACTACAAATGTCAACTGGTAAACAAAACGACTTTGTCAGTGCTTGCGTGGCGAAGCGACTCACTGTGCCATGTTTTAGGATGCTACAGAGCTGAACGCTGTCTTTATTGGGACGGAGAACTACGGCTATTCTGTGTCCGAGCTCAGCAGTAGGGGCTCCAGAGGAGGGCACTGGGGGTTCGGCATCTCTCTGCAGACTCCAGAGAGGCAGTATGTGTTCATGTGTGAGGAGGAGCCGGAGCAGAAGGAGTGGCTGGAGGCCTTCACAAGGGTCATTGCTCAGCCCATGACGCCGGAGGACTATGCCAGTAAGACAAGCATTCAACTCACCTTTCTATCTTCTATCCACCTGGCCTGTAACAGCTCCACTGGGACAGTCAAGATCACCATGTACTTTATGTATTGCTACTTCTACATTTGAGGAATTTGAAGAATGATCTAAGAACACAAAGTCATTCTTCTGTCAGACACAGCATCTTTTCAAGTTCCATGCTCCATGTTCCATCAGCTTTGTCTTTTTCTGTTGACAGATGAAGCCAACCTCAGCCGAGGGAAATGACCCAACTGATCATGCCGCTTTGGATCTAAGACAAGGGACATTTGACAGAGCTGAACTGTCTCTCTACCTCAGATGCGTCCAAACTCTTCTTTTCACTGACCACATCTTCAAATGGAACAAGACTGAAACTTGCCTTTTGAAAATATCAGTCATGTAGCATGAAGTAAACGCAACCATGAGGATTTTGAGTGTAAAtctcatctttatttttaacatgaCAAATTATTACCGTTATTAACATTGAAGTTTAAAACCCATGAGATCCCAAGATTTTTcacatgttcagaacatgagacGCATGTATCCGAAAAAGCTCTAGTTGGAGGACTCTAGTTCCCTCGtgtgtttagggtgagaggctggggaaagcgtggaagtcaatgaaatgccCCCACAAAACTTTAAAACACgagatgtgtgtgtatgtgtgttttgcGCAATGTGGCATTTTAGCTTCTCATCTGTGTCTGCATGTTTTGGCTCTTCTTGTCATCTTTATTAATTAAattttgcatcttttttttatacCACGCCAGAGCATATTGATTTGTGGTCAATGGTGACTTATTACTCATAGTTTTATGAAAGTGTTTTATGAAATGTAATTATTCAGTAAGTTATGTTTTCtgtacattgttttattgacatcaacatgaatatcaataaatgtatttacacaAAGGACCATTTTAATAACGATCAGagaattaaacaaaacaaaacaaaacaaaaaaaaaaaaaaaaaaaaaaaatggagtgaCAGAAAACGCCagaaaaaagcaaacaattATTTTACTCTTTACACAGAGAAGAACGTTTGGTTGAACAATGGAGAGAGCGTTCACGTCGAacgaaattgatttttttttttcagtttaatatTACAACACACAGCGCTCGTTTGTGTAGTCTTTTCACTACCCATTTCTTAAACTTTAGTAATAAACCTAACTGACACATACATtgagtatatatattttacttacAGTACGATATCGATGCCCCAACGTTCTCGAAGTTGTTCATCTGTCGTTTAGACGATCTTTGCGTGCCTTTAGTCAGCTGAGCAGAAGGGGCGTGGCCGAGGTCACGCCTGCTAGCTCATTATGCTAACGGTGCTGACAGCAGAGTTTCTATGGTGACAGCAGCGAACGGAGCTGCGTCCATCACCCTAACCCGTTTTACGTGGATATATATTTAACTGTCTATCATTGTCTCACACCTTTGCAATTTGGGCGCTCGGTGCTGTGGGCGGACCGACGGAGCCAGGCTAGCGGAGCTGTCTGGCCGTCCGATCCAGGCGCGGAGGAGCCTCGATGTGGACCGTGTCGGACCTCGTCGCCGGACAAGATGCGCAAGGACGTGAGGATACTGTTAGTCGGGGAGCGTAAGTTGAGCTCCTGCTTTCACTGTTGACACCAGCTGGTTCACTGGAAGTGAAGCTAGCAGGAGCGTGTGATGGCATCCAGGCGGCGGTCCCATGATGACACCGTCGGCTGTGAGACGCGACCGCTCGTGTCGCCTCCTGTCATCCATGTTAACGCTGCGTTAGATACTCGTTATTGTAGCGTGTCTTCTACCTCATTTCGCCACTGCGTTGACTCAATGAAGACAGTACACGGATGTAGGCATTTTAGTTACACTGACCTCTGTTTGCGGGAGACGATCCACATGCCATCATTAAAAACAGCCAAGTAACACTAACACAAAACTATAAACACAACACTATAAATGTGGGTAAATGCCTCTCTCTAAACAGTTCGACAGCACATTGTTGAGTGTTAGAAAATGTCTTCGTCTGTACGCTTTCTGCAAGGAACTCAAAGTCTCAGttaaataagaataagaaaacAGAAGTACAAAGTCATGCTATTTGTATTTACTAATAACATGATTTATTCTTTTCGCTGAAGTCGGTCAGCAAAAAGAATAAATGTGTATATACATGAGGTGCTCATGTGTGGATGTACAATGATTCAAAACGCTGTGACAGAAATATTATCCAGCTTTATTGTTATTTGCTATCTATGACTATTTTTAAGCTAAGATCTCGTGGGGTGTGCATGTGGATTGTGTTCAGTGATTGTTTCTGGTCCCTTATTTTTACAAGGTGTTgttgatattgtcttgataaaGTCTCCTGCTACAAGCAAAAAGACTTGTTGGGTACTGTAATGTCTCCGCTACGACGACTACTAATACTATAATAAGTTCACCAATCTGACCGGTGTGTCTTGAGTTTTGACTGCTGACCATGACTGGATTTGTGATAGTAAacaagtgtgttgtgtgtctggCAGCCAAGGTGGGCAAGACGTCTCTCATCATGTCACTGGTCAGCGAGGAGTTCCCAGATGTGGTACGGACAGTTTCCAAGTTTGATCTTGTATATCAGAGtcatttattgttgtttgttggtgCACTGTTCATCTGTATTCTATGATGCGTTTCTATATAATGCAGAAAGGTTTCACTCACTCATACCCAAATGAATGATAATGATGTGAAACAAAGCTGCTTCttgacatttgtttgtttattaatgcCACTCTCCCAGGTTCCCTACCGTGCAGAAGAGATCACTATACCTGCAGACGTCACTCCGGAGAGAGTTCCCACTCATATTGTGGATTATTCAGGTAAAATGCTAATATTAAACAAGAAAGAACTTACTTCACTTGAAGCAAAGTCTCTGTAAGACTCTTCCCTCCATCCTACAGAGGCTGAACAAACGGACGAGCAGTTGTTTCAGGAGATCTCAAAGGTCagttgtcttgttttgttttgttgttctgtAACACCACAAGTCAAAGATTCACAGTGATTGTCTTTTTTGAAGGCAAACGTGATCTGCATCGTGTACTCTGTCAACAATAAAAAGTCCATAGAAAAGGTTAGTTATGAAAAGTATTTTTGGTTGGTTATGTGTCGGAAGCTTTTGAACACATTGTTGAAggaattatttatttctgaGTCATATAGCATTTCATCCCACCCCTTTATCTGTGAAGGTAACCAGCCACTGGATCCCCCTGATTATCGAAAACACAGACAAGGACAGCAGGTGTGTCATGGATTCATGGCTAATACATGCAATAATTAGATACTCTTTCATTGGAATTTTTAATAATACCTGTGCTCTTGAAGATGAATTACTGTTGTTAATAATCATTATCATGAGCGTTGCGTATCGTGTTGGTTTTAGTTAGTCAATAATTTAGAGCTAATGTGAGGCTTGtgcgttttctttttgttcatcttttGCTCTCTTCGACATGAGCTCTAACTGCTTGACACCTTGTGTACGTGAATAACAGCCTACTGTGCATTTCCTCCCTGCTGTTCTCCACCATCAGGGTTCCTCTGATCCTGGTGGGAAACAAATCTGACCTGGTGGAGCACAGCAGCATGGAGACCATTCTTCCCATCATGAACCAGTTcagtgagatcgagacttgcgTTGAGGTGAGAGCGGCCGTCTGTGGAACGCCACTATGAGCACCGAGTCATTAGAAATTTTTTATAAGAAAATACAGTTTTGGTCTTCAGGTAAATTGAAttttgaatgattatttctgtgtggagttctCCAATTTTTAAGCATTTCTCggcctcatatatatatatcagtgttattccattatttatttgacGTTTAATGCAAAGAATATTTTTACTCTGAACATTTTTTGTGTTGTATATTAAAAGTTTGGGGAGCTTTTCTTTGTGGCTGTGCTTTATTAAaagcatgacctttgacccaaatgttttcttcttcctcgGATTAAAGGTACTGACCACTTTTAGTTTATTATTGCCGCTTATTCTTCAGTTCTGGTGTTTCATTCTTCTCTGATTCTCTGTAGAGTGTAACTACCATCATGTTATTGAACAGACAGTCAGTGTGTTGGTGGCTTGTATGGCTTCTGTCACTGTGGTGCACACCTACATGTACATGGCTGGATAACAGGGGCAGCTTTACTCCCCAGAGCTCTGTGATAGCATTAGTGTCACTGTTTATACTGTCAGGGGTTAAACCAACAGCTTGTTTTCCTTGGGTGTCTGAAGCTCTGAACAGGGTTATTTGAACTTCTTGCTTGTGTCTGTCCTTTTCTGAATGAATAAGAaatgtcttcatttattttattattgctcttattatgttttttgactgcacggtttccaaagcactttcctagttgctgggatccccactgaccgtggcaataaatctgattctgatttataaCCATCTATTGTTTTCTCTAAGTGCTCAGCCAAAAACCTGAAAAACATCTCAGAACTTTTCTACTATGCACAAAAGGCCGTTCTGCATCCGACTGGTCCACTCTACTGTCCAGAGAAAAAAGATGTAAGCACATGGAGCAAGCTGTTACCATTCAGTGTTGCATGAATATATTATCATTTTAGAAGAAGAGAAGTCTATTCAATTTTAAACTGCCTTCAATATGTTCATATGTTCTCTATTTCCAGATGAAGTCTCTCTGTGTAAAAGCGCTGACACGAATTTTCAAAGTGTCCGACCTCGACAACGACGGTGTTCTCAATGATAATGAGCTCAACTTCTTCCAGGTTTGTtagtaatttgaaaaaaaacaacaacatttaaaGCTGGGATTGGTGTAAAAATAGGTTTCTAGTCTTGTGTTGATGCATTGCAGCGAACATGTTTCAACACTCCCCTCGAACATCAAGCCTTAGAAGATGTCAAAAATGTGGTACGCAGGAATTTAAGTAACGGCGTGTCTGACAACGGCCTCACTTTGAAAGGTAGTAGATCGTGTATTATCAGGTCTCTGTCGCTCTCCATCACATTGAAGTTGACTTTCCTTCTCAGGCTTTCTGTTCCTTCACACACTCTTCATCCAGCGTGGACGCCATGAGACCACATGGACTGTGCTGCGGCGCTTCGGATACGACGATGACCTGGAGCTGAACCAGGATTACCTTTTCCCTCCGTAAGCCACTGTCTCCATGTCCACGACACTCATTACTGCTGTCTGAGTTTCAAGGATTTCATGACCGCATCAGGTCAAAATGCACACGATGGACTGCTGTTTACAAGAACAGTGTTGACGTAAATCAAGATCCTTTTCTTTAGTACTTCTCTTTAGTTCAAGTACAGAGCTTAGACTTCCACTCTCATGCCAGACAAAACTgggagtctgtttttgaagttcTGCTTATATTTGAGTACTTCACATTCCTGTCTTCACTGGAGACTAGAGTGAAAAGGAAGCATCTCTGCATAGAAGCAACGTGTTGCATCCCAAGCTTGTGCACATGGAAACTGAGCTGGTAAAGTCAgtcaaaactagaaaagcactctaCAGAGCGCAAGTCTCCACCAAGAAAGAATCATTTTGCGAACTAAAACTTAATTCCCAAATGGTTCCTTAGACCAACAGGGAGTATGGACCTTAAAAAACTTTATCTTATGTACTGAACACCTGAATTAACGGTTATAAAATGCTCCATAatctgaatcatttgttccttgttccATTTGGCACATATCCTGAAAATGCCATCAaaatccatccataacttttcaagttatgtGGATGACGGACAGAAAAATCCACAGTCGAAAACACAACATCATTGGTTGAGGTAATGaatgtccatccatcattctaGTCGAGGTCAACTGAGCAACTCAACTCGCGACAGCGTGTCCAAGATTCATGACCATGGGTGAGATTAGGgactttgtcttttggctcagcgcTTTCTTCACCATAATAAAATGGCACGAATCGAGTCTTCAGGACTGACGGTGCTGTATATAACATATGTCCATCTGACGCTCCATCATGGCATCAAATACATGGTTTGAATTTTCAAATTTGTCAGGTTTATGGATCACGTTCAGCGTGTCAAGCAAAGCTGTTTGACCAGCTTTCCTGCTGTATAAAGTAAGTGCAGGGTTTAGCAGTCAGAAATAACGTGTTTCCCTATTTGTCCAGGTTGAAAGTTCCTCCagactgcaccacagagctcaACCACAACGCCTATCTCTTCCTCCAGAGCGTTTTTGACAAACATGACAAGGTACAATCCTGTCTGTCAGGCTCTGTATTTACTCTCACCTCTGGCCTTCTTTGGGCTGCTTATTGGAAGCTGCTCACGATTCCTGAATAGGACAAAAGCTGAGCGCTCCACCTGAGCCAGCGCTGACCGCCCGCTGAGGCCGCAGTTAACCCTTGGCTGGCTTGGACTGACAGTGTGATGTGATGGGCTGGTTTCCTCATTTGTTGTGTGTCTTCCCAGGACCGCGACTGTGCCTTGTCGCCTGAGGAGCTGAGCGACCTGTTTGATGTCTTTCCCTACATGCCTTGGGGCCCTGATGTCAACAACACAGTTTGCACAAATGAGCAGGGCTGGATCACGTACCAGGGGTATCTTTCTCAGTGGACGTGAGTTTACACTCTCTAAAATCACAGCTGACTCTTGGACGTCACACATCACCATCGTGACTCTGATTCAGGTTAACAACCTACCTGGATGTGCAGCGGTGTCTGGAGTATTTTGGTTACCTTGGTTACTCAATCATTGCCGAACAGGAGTCTCAAGCGTCGGGAATCACAGGTGATTCATAAATCTGTCACGTGTTTTGATCTCTATTTATAGATACGCCGTTCACGGTTGTGACTCAGAGCTCTTTGCTTTCCATTGCCATTAGGTAATAGGTGTTGCCTGACCGCTGAGTTGCGTTGTGTCTGGCAGGAGTCTAATCTAATCCTCACCGCGTTGTTTTTCCCCCTGCAGTGACACGAGATAAGAAGATTGACCTGCAGAAGAAGCAGACCAAGCGCAGCGTCTTCCGCTGTAATGTCTTTGGTGACGTGGGCAGCGGCAAGAGTGGCTTCCTGCAGGCCTTCCTGGGTCGAAACATCAATGTAAACAAACGTCACTAGAACAAATGTTCATTCCTGAAAGTGAAAAGCAGCAAATCGTAAAGAGACTCTCCTCTTTTATTGACCTTCTCTCTTCCCTCAGCATCAGAAAACCATCAAAGAAGAACATAAGTCTTACTACGCAATCAGCACAACCTATGTTTATGGTCAAGAGAAATATCTTCTTGTAAGTATCTGCTTTTTAGCATTATACTTTCACAGTCGATATCTATTTAGTTCATGCACCACTATGTGGCCAATAGCATGTACCACTATGTTATGTCCCgtccctctcttctcttccgGGCACTTGAGccacaacatcaacaataccaattttgttattaaaatatttgggtGAAACTAAAAGGTTGGAACAAAATGGACTTACTGTTTTCTCCACAAGGAATGCAAAGTGATAGACACCAGTTTTGTGCTCTGAAAACAGTGTCTTGAGTttgccgattttttttttttttgtattttatttttttttagatgtaaaTCTTCTGTATTCAGTGCCATATTATTATGTGAACTGAATCACTCAAGTGGATTGTAGGTTTCATGAACTAgtcacgccccctgctggacagatCGTGAAGTTGCATTCCCCATGTTTTTCAGCTCCATGAAGTGTTTCCTGACTTCGACTACCTGTCAGACAGTGAACTGACGAGTGACATCGTCTGCCTGGTGTATGACGTCAGTAACCCGTACTCCTTCGACTACTGCGCCAAAGTCTTTAAGGTACAGCCCAGACGTTTCCTTGCATATATTCATCTGACGCCGGATGGTTCCCGTCTCAGCAATACTTCATGGACAGCAAGATTCCATGCATGATGATCGCGGCCAAGTCGGACCTGCCGGAGGTCAGACAGCTGTACAGCTGCAGTCCGCTGGAGTTCTGCAGGAGGCACAAGATGCCGCCGCCACAGTCCTTCACCTGTAACACGGCAGCGGCTCCCTGCCGAGACATCTACACCAAACTCACCACCATGGCCATGTACCCGTAAGTGCTCACTCATGGGGTTTAATGTTTGATGCAGCTGGGTAAAATATGTTGCACAATGGTCGTGGAAGTGTGTTTTTATGACGCAGCGTTGCACACTAACAGAGGAGTCACTAGCAATATGACTATATGAATGTGTCCTGGAGggagtgagtcactgaatctTTTATCGATGCCCCTGGCAGTGTAACAGGTGCTGTGCTTCAGCCTCAAGTAAGTCCTCAGTGTGAGGAGTGGCGCCTTTTTGTGGCGTGTGTTTGGACCAGTTGCCTCTCTTCATCTCTCAGTCATTTTGACTTTCTATGTTAGACCTGCAGAACTCGCACTGAACTGATCTAAAATTGCTTTTTTCAGCCTAAGTCTTGTGAACAACCCGCAGGGCTGAAAAGTTAGAAAAATAATGTGAACTCTGGCGGCCACCTTTGTGATGGTCCTCCCTCCGTCACGGCTTGGTGTGTTGAAGTGTTTTGGTGAGCTGTGTCTAACcagtgtcggtgtgtgtgtgtgtgtctccccgCCGCGTCTCTCCACAGCCACGCTCGACTGCGCTGCATGTGCACTTGTAactgctgctccttctgcttGTGTCAGAACTTCCTCAACTCTGAGCTGCTGCAGACGGTCAGAGCCAAACTCTACGCCGTCGTACTGCGAAGGTTCACAATCTTCTCTAATGTTTCCTCTCATCCTCGCCAATCTTTATTTCACGTCATTCTTTTCCTCATTGTTCAGTTCCCATTTTCTTGTTGCttattttcagtttcttttCTCCTCATAGCTTTGACCTCTGGATCATCACCGCTTCCCCCTTCAGTTGATAAACCTGTTCTGTCTCTCATTTGTTTGTCCTTCATCCCTCCAGCAGCACGTTTGTTTGCAGTGATTTCTACCACGTCACAGACTTTCTTTGACCAGTTTCCTCCTCCCCAGGCACATGAGCCACGCTGACCTGAAAAGCTCAACCTTCTGGCTGAGAGCGAGTGTTGGAGCCACAATGTTTGCCGTGTTGGGCTTCGCTATGTACAGAGTTCTGCTTAAATCCCGGTGATTCCTGGCTCATAGAAGCTTGGACAAGCTGCCATCCACTGTTTTTATGTGACCATTTTACTCCGTTTTCATTCACCAATAATGTGTTTATTGGAATgacaagaaaaaatatttattttgtacccAAAATATTCTTTATCTTTTGAAGGTGTTTAAAGAGTTAATATATTTCTAAAGAGCATATGTGGTGAGGGAGTGGCGTGTGAGGAGAGGCAATAGAATTCGCTATATCACTCATGTAGAGGGAAGCGGTTGAACCAAAACGTGTGGGATTGTCGCCGTAATTTCCGTGTTTGTTATCGAATATCAGTTTAGCATCGCTGTCATGAATAAGCTGAAGCTTTTACGTTCCACACTCCTTTAGAAGTGCAAAGCATATCATGTGACAAgattctgtctgtgttcaaaaacGTTTGCCTTCGCTGAAGTTTACAATAAATCCAACAACTCTAACTTCtgctctgaaagtgtttttacaTGTCAAGAGATCAGCACACAGCGACTAAAAAGGTTCAACCACCAGGGGGCAGAATAACGCAGTAGCGAAGTCAACCTTTCCTTTTCATGTGTCGAGCGTCTGAACATCCTGGATTCCGTTTGCTTTCTCACACCTCCCACTCATAGGCGCCATAAGGTCGTTACCCTGACTCACCAACACGCGACAGAATTCATCTTAAAGAGAGATAATTTCCACCTTATTTTCCATATTGTTGGGCAGGGTTTGCGGTTGTGTCAACTGGAGGTCATCCTTGTAGGTGTTGACATGGCCTTCAAACCTACTGAGGCACGAAACAAAGTGCCCCACTTGAGTCGGATGCCAACACTTCTTCAGCGAGCTAATGGACTTGTTGCTCTGGCTGTCATCTCTTAGTTCTCAGAGGAAATGCAGTGTCATACTTAACAATATCAAGGTACACTATATTTCCAAAAGCATTTGCTCACCTGCCGTGACTCACGTATGAACTTCAGTGCCTTCCCATTCCTAACCATAGGGTTCAATATGATGTCGctccaccttttgcagctattacagcAACAAGTGAGAGGAGTGTGTTTATAGGACTTGGCCATTCGTCCAAAAGACcattggtgaggtcacacactgatgttggtggagaaggTCTGGTTCTCAGTCTcaggccagtcaagttcatccacaccagactgtgtcattcatgtcttcatggaccttgctttgtgcactggGGCACAGTCGTGTTTTATACCACTGCCTCCAACGCTTTGCGTTGCACGTGGTGATGTATGGCTCGGATGCAGCTGCAGGGCCATGGAACCCCATTCCATCATCTGCATTCTTTActtgggctaatctgaaggccGCATGAAGTTTGGAGCAACTGACTGTGCAGAACCCCTTTCCGTCAGTTTACATGGTCTGTCACTTTGTGGCTGAGTTGCcgttgttcccaaactcttccctGTTCTcataataaagctgacagttgactgtggaatattcaGGAGGAAGGAAATTCCACGACTGGACTTGTTGCGCAGGTGGCATCCTATGACCgttccacgctggaattcaGTGAGCTCCTGAGTGCGGctcattctttcacaaatgtctGCAGCCCAGGTGCTGGGTTTGATACACCTTTGGTCAGGCCAAGGACTCCTGATActgatcatttggatgggtgagcaaatgCTTTTGGTCATATAGAGTAGATTAGCTCAGGGCCCACCGTTCCCCAAACATTACTCTCGGtttaatttgtgatcaataactatatttaatctactcacacataaacaaaccaaaccttgtgaaatgacatgaaaccatgtgatcatcgcaaagatatttgtcatagaaaagtccaaccagcagcagaaccaggtgcatgtcacattcatcaaatttactgaagaaaaaaagaaaaaaatacacttgatgcaaactgttgttggaaaaactgaataaaataaatataatggaaCCATgactaaatattataaaataaaaataatatattctaTTTGAACTCGAAAGTATATATAAGTAaattgtaaatgaaagtatcaacataacatgttgtaattaattttcaaaactgcttcaaaaggtgctttcatgaacagttttaacTGTTATGGGaccgacatca includes:
- the LOC128754590 gene encoding mitochondrial Rho GTPase 1-A-like isoform X2, giving the protein MRKDVRILLVGEPKVGKTSLIMSLVSEEFPDVVPYRAEEITIPADVTPERVPTHIVDYSEAEQTDEQLFQEISKANVICIVYSVNNKKSIEKVTSHWIPLIIENTDKDSRVPLILVGNKSDLVEHSSMETILPIMNQFSEIETCVECSAKNLKNISELFYYAQKAVLHPTGPLYCPEKKDMKSLCVKALTRIFKVSDLDNDGVLNDNELNFFQRTCFNTPLEHQALEDVKNVVRRNLSNGVSDNGLTLKGFLFLHTLFIQRGRHETTWTVLRRFGYDDDLELNQDYLFPPLKVPPDCTTELNHNAYLFLQSVFDKHDKDRDCALSPEELSDLFDVFPYMPWGPDVNNTVCTNEQGWITYQGYLSQWTLTTYLDVQRCLEYFGYLGYSIIAEQESQASGITVTRDKKIDLQKKQTKRSVFRCNVFGDVGSGKSGFLQAFLGRNINHQKTIKEEHKSYYAISTTYVYGQEKYLLLHEVFPDFDYLSDSELTSDIVCLVYDVSNPYSFDYCAKVFKQYFMDSKIPCMMIAAKSDLPEVRQLYSCSPLEFCRRHKMPPPQSFTCNTAAAPCRDIYTKLTTMAMYPHARLRCMCTCNCCSFCLCQNFLNSELLQTVRAKLYAVVLRRHMSHADLKSSTFWLRASVGATMFAVLGFAMYRVLLKSR
- the LOC128754590 gene encoding mitochondrial Rho GTPase 1-like isoform X4; protein product: MRKDVRILLVGEPKVGKTSLIMSLVSEEFPDVVPYRAEEITIPADVTPERVPTHIVDYSEAEQTDEQLFQEISKANVICIVYSVNNKKSIEKVTSHWIPLIIENTDKDSRVPLILVGNKSDLVEHSSMETILPIMNQFSEIETCVECSAKNLKNISELFYYAQKAVLHPTGPLYCPEKKDMKSLCVKALTRIFKVSDLDNDGVLNDNELNFFQRTCFNTPLEHQALEDVKNVVRRNLSNGVSDNGLTLKGFLFLHTLFIQRGRHETTWTVLRRFGYDDDLELNQDYLFPPLKVPPDCTTELNHNAYLFLQSVFDKHDKDRDCALSPEELSDLFDVFPYMPWGPDVNNTVCTNEQGWITYQGYLSQWTLTTYLDVQRCLEYFGYLGYSIIAEQESQASGITVTRDKKIDLQKKQTKRSVFRCNVFGDVGSGKSGFLQAFLGRNINHQKTIKEEHKSYYAISTTYVYGQEKYLLLHEVFPDFDYLSDSELTSDIVCLVYDVSNPYSFDYCAKVFKQYFMDSKIPCMMIAAKSDLPEVRQLYSCSPLEFCRRHKMPPPQSFTCNTAAAPCRDIYTKLTTMAMYPHARLRCMCTCNCCSFCLCQNFLNSELLQTVRAKLYAVVLRRFTIFSNVSSHPRQSLFHVILFLIVQLSLTSFLLPRHMSHADLKSSTFWLRASVGATMFAVLGFAMYRVLLKSR
- the LOC128754590 gene encoding mitochondrial Rho GTPase 1-A-like isoform X1; translated protein: MRKDVRILLVGEPKVGKTSLIMSLVSEEFPDVVPYRAEEITIPADVTPERVPTHIVDYSEAEQTDEQLFQEISKANVICIVYSVNNKKSIEKVTSHWIPLIIENTDKDSRVPLILVGNKSDLVEHSSMETILPIMNQFSEIETCVECSAKNLKNISELFYYAQKAVLHPTGPLYCPEKKDMKSLCVKALTRIFKVSDLDNDGVLNDNELNFFQRTCFNTPLEHQALEDVKNVVRRNLSNGVSDNGLTLKGFLFLHTLFIQRGRHETTWTVLRRFGYDDDLELNQDYLFPPLKVPPDCTTELNHNAYLFLQSVFDKHDKDRDCALSPEELSDLFDVFPYMPWGPDVNNTVCTNEQGWITYQGYLSQWTLTTYLDVQRCLEYFGYLGYSIIAEQESQASGITVTRDKKIDLQKKQTKRSVFRCNVFGDVGSGKSGFLQAFLGRNINHQKTIKEEHKSYYAISTTYVYGQEKYLLLHEVFPDFDYLSDSELTSDIVCLVYDVSNPYSFDYCAKVFKQYFMDSKIPCMMIAAKSDLPEVRQLYSCSPLEFCRRHKMPPPQSFTCNTAAAPCRDIYTKLTTMAMYPHARLRCMCTCNCCSFCLCQNFLNSELLQTVRAKLYAVVLRRFTIFSNVSSHPRQSLFHVILFLIVQFPFSCCLFSVSFLLIALTSGSSPLPPSVDKPVLSLICLSFIPPAARLFAVISTTSQTFFDQFPPPQAHEPR
- the LOC128754590 gene encoding mitochondrial Rho GTPase 1-A-like isoform X3; translation: MRKDVRILLVGEPKVGKTSLIMSLVSEEFPDVVPYRAEEITIPADVTPERVPTHIVDYSEAEQTDEQLFQEISKANVICIVYSVNNKKSIEKVTSHWIPLIIENTDKDSRVPLILVGNKSDLVEHSSMETILPIMNQFSEIETCVECSAKNLKNISELFYYAQKAVLHPTGPLYCPEKKDMKSLCVKALTRIFKVSDLDNDGVLNDNELNFFQRTCFNTPLEHQALEDVKNVVRRNLSNGVSDNGLTLKGFLFLHTLFIQRGRHETTWTVLRRFGYDDDLELNQDYLFPPLKVPPDCTTELNHNAYLFLQSVFDKHDKDRDCALSPEELSDLFDVFPYMPWGPDVNNTVCTNEQGWITYQGYLSQWTLTTYLDVQRCLEYFGYLGYSIIAEQESQASGITVTRDKKIDLQKKQTKRSVFRCNVFGDVGSGKSGFLQAFLGRNINHQKTIKEEHKSYYAISTTYVYGQEKYLLLHEVFPDFDYLSDSELTSDIVCLVYDVSNPYSFDYCAKVFKQYFMDSKIPCMMIAAKSDLPEVRQLYSCSPLEFCRRHKMPPPQSFTCNTAAAPCRDIYTKLTTMAMYPHMSHADLKSSTFWLRASVGATMFAVLGFAMYRVLLKSR